A stretch of the Salvelinus fontinalis isolate EN_2023a chromosome 22, ASM2944872v1, whole genome shotgun sequence genome encodes the following:
- the LOC129819908 gene encoding biotinidase-like codes for MSLRVYLAVVVAVLHLSPVTLTRAGDRTEGTPGPSYVAAVYEHQVILNPEPHVPLSRAAALEHMMRNLKVYEEQAARAAEQGAQIIVFPEDGIHGFNFSRLSISGYLETIPDPLTEDWNPCTQPDRHNNTEVLQSLSCMARRHQLYLVANMPDLQPCPLTSHPTCPPDGRWQFNTDVVFRSDGSLVARYHKQNLFFEKEFDTPPRLEVVTFDTPFAGRFGVFTCFDILFHDPTVRLLEKGIRQMIFPTAWMNLLPLLTAVQIQRAVSLGANVTLLAANLRHDSKAMTGSGIFTPSTSIYHHAFHHPGKPEEGKLLVLRIPVLDSDWLATQKQAKRQGETGGKGEAKGQGETGGKGEAKGQGETGGKGEAKGQGETGGEGEAKGQGETGGMGEAKGQTGGEGEGEPLSASLPTLSPNPSPSPSHFISSMMCDPFSFVLLHGSEGQLTVCDGPLCCHLQYRRSPQGGNTELYALGAFAGNHTADGHFALQVCALVRCSGSEVSSCGKGVEEAESRVDFRLEGKFGTRYVYPSLLGSGMVVDRPDRIEKTTDGRVTMEHSGMSVGLVTACLYGRVYDQD; via the exons ATGTCCCTCCGTGTTTACCTGGCAGTGGTGGTTGCTGTTCTCCATCTGTCCCCGGTAACGTTAACCCGGGCTGGGGACAGGACAGAGGGAACTCCCGGTCCATCTTACGTGGCCGCAGTCTACGAGCACCAGGTGATTTTGAACCCAGAGCCGCACGTGCCTCTGTCTCGGGCCGCGGCGCTCGAGCACATGATGAGGAACCTGAAGGTCTATGAGGAGCAGGCCGCGCGGGCAGCGGAACAG GGGGCTCAGATCATAGTATTTCCAGAGGACGGTATCCATGGGTTCAACTTCAGTCGTCTGTCCATCTCTGGTTACCTAGAGACCATCCCTGACCCACTGACGGAGGACTGGAACCCCTGTACACAGCCTGACAGACACAATAACACTGAG GTCCTCCAGAGTTTGAGCTGCATGGCTCGACGTCACCAACTATACCTGGTGGCCAACATGCCTGACCTCCAGCCCTGCCCTCTGACCTCTCACCCCACCTGCCCCCCCGACGGGCGCTGGCAGTTCAACACAGATGTAGTCTTCAG GTCTGATGGTTCCCTGGTGGCTCGCTACCACAAACAAAACCTGTTCTTCGAGAAGGAATTCGATACCCCGCCCAGACTAGAGGTGGTGACCTTTGACACGCCGTTCGCCGGACGGTTTGGAGTGTTCACCTGCTTTGACATCCTGTTTCACGACCCTACTGTCAGACTACTGGAGAAG GGTATCAGACAGATGATCTTCCCCACGGCCTGGATGAATCTGCTTCCTCTACTAACAGCGGTTCAGATCCAGAGAGCGGTCAGTCTGGGAGCTAACGTCACTCTGCTGGCGGCTAACCTCAGGCATGACAGCAAGGCTATGACGGGCAGCGGCATCTTCACCCCTAGTACTTCCATCTATCACCACGCCTTCCACCACCCTGGGAAGCCAGAGGAGGGGAAGCTGCTGGTGTTGAGGATACCTGTACTGGACAGTGACTGGCTGGCAACACAGAAGCAGGCAAAGAggcagggggagacaggaggaaaggGTGAGGCAAAGGggcagggggagacaggaggaaaggGTGAGGCAAAGGggcagggggagacaggaggaaaggGTGAGGCAAAGGggcagggggagacaggaggagagggtgaggcaAAGGggcagggggagacaggaggaatgggTGAGGCAAAGgggcagacaggaggagagggtgagggtgaacctctctctgcttctcttcctaccctctctcccaatccctccccatccccctctcacTTCATCTCCTCTATGATGTGTGACCCATTCTCCTTCGTCCTGCTGCATGGTTCAGAGGGCCAGCTGACTGTGTGTGACGGTCCTCTCTGCTGCCATCTGCAGTACCGACGGTCCCCACAGGGTGGCAATACGGAGCTCTATGCTCTAGGGGCATTCGCTGGCAATCACACGGCTGATGGACACTTCGCCCTACAG GTATGTGCGTTGGTCCGGTGCTCGGGGTCGGAGGTCAGCTCCTGTGGAAAGGGAGTGGAGGAGGCAGAGTCTAGAGTGGACTTCCGGTTGGAGGGGAAGTTCGGAACGCGTTATGTTTACCCGTCGTTGCTAGGTAGCGGCATGGTTGTAGATCGACCCGACCGGATCGAGAAGACCACAGACGGTCGAGTGACCATGGAACACTCAGGGATGTCCGTCGGACTGGTGACCGCATGTCTCTACGGCAGAGTGTACGACCAGgactag